A stretch of Physeter macrocephalus isolate SW-GA chromosome 6, ASM283717v5, whole genome shotgun sequence DNA encodes these proteins:
- the LOC102983741 gene encoding DNA dC->dU-editing enzyme APOBEC-3B-like, with protein sequence MEPQRPRQRAGLGLASKGGCSQRPRIRNPVERLDRQTFSFHFRNLRYANGRNCSYLCYQVERLKHCSPDSSDWGVFQNQAYPENRCHAELCFLSWFRSKKLSPYEQYHITWFLSWSPCLSCAEQVAAFLMENRNVRLSIFAARLYYFWKPECQRGLRVLHHQRASVRIMSFREFKYCWKNFVYNQGMPFKPWKKLRKNYQFLVAKLQEILGNTMNLLKTKIFKQQFGNQHRVPQPRYRRKTYLCYQLKQLDGFTLDKGCFRNKKQRHAEIRFIDKITSLNLDPNQSYEITCYVTWSPCPTCARELVDFINGQNHLSLQIFASRLYFHWVKLFQRGLQQLQAAQVSVAVMTRSEFEECWEEFVDNQGMPFESWDKLEQYSESISRRLQKILSPSNWNNLENSFRDLRLGSPSPLLLRSDSR encoded by the exons ATGGAGCCCCAGCGCCCGAGAcaaagggcagggctgggactagcCAGCAAAGGAGGCTGCAGCCAGAGGCCCCGGATCAG AAACCCAGTGGAGCGGTTAGATCGCCAAACCTTCTCCTTCCACTTTCGCAACCTGAGATATGCCAATGGGCGGAACTGCTCCTACCTCTGCTACCAGGTGGAAAGGCTGAAGCACTGCTCACCTGACTCCTCCGACTGGGGGGTCTTTCAAAACCAG GCCTATCCCGAGAATCGCTGCCACGCGGAACTCTGCTTCCTCTCTTGGTTTCGCTCCAAGAAGCTGTCCCCTTACGAGCAGTACCACATCACCTGGTTCTTATCCTGGAGCCCCTGCTTGTCATGTGCAGAGCAGGTGGCTGCGTTCCTGATGGAGAACAGGAACGTGAGGCTGAGCATCTTCGCCGCCCGCCTCTACTACTTCTGGAAACCAGAGTGCCAGCGCGGGCTGCGCGTGCTGCACCACCAGAGGGCCTCTGTGCGCATCATGTCCTTCCGAG AGTttaaatactgttggaaaaactTTGTGTACAATCAGGGAATGCCCTTCAAGCCTTGGAAGAAACTGCGTAAAAATTATCAGTTCCTGGTGGCAAAGCTTCAGGAAATTCTCGG AAACACAATGAAtctgctaaaaacaaaaatattcaaacaacAGTTTGGCAACCAGCACCGGGTCCCACAGCCCCGCTACCGGAGGAAGACCTATTTGTGCTACCAGCTGAAGCAGCTCGACGGCTTCACGCTTGACAAAGGCTGCTTCCGAAACAAG AAACAACGACATGCAGAAATTCGCTTTATTGACAAGATCACCTCGCTGAATCTCGACCCAAACCAGAGCTACGAAATCACCTGCTATGTCACGTGGAGCCCTTGCCCTACCTGTGCCAGGGAACTGGTTGATTTCATCAACGGTCAGAACCACCTGAGCCTGCAGATCTTTGCCTCCCGCTTGTACTTCCACTGGGTCAAGCTGTTTCAGAGGGGGCTGCAGCAGCTACAGGCAGCCCAGGTCTCAGTGGCTGTCATGACCCGCTCAG AGTTTGAAGAATGCTGGGAAGAATTTGTGGATAACCAGGGGATGCCCTTCGAGTCCTGGGATAAGCTGGAGCAATACAGCGAGAGCATAAGCCGTCGGCTCCAGAAGATCCTGTCG CCCTCGAATTGGAATAATTTAGAGAATTCCTTCAGAGACTTGAGACTTGGATCCCCATCCCCTTTGTTGTTAAGAAGTGACTCAAGATGA